One Candidatus Bathyarchaeota archaeon genomic window, TTTCCGATAATAATTAATCACTTTAACTTAAAAATTTTGTCCCAATAGAAACGAGAACATAAAAAGACCTACAACAGATAAAAGGCTAATTATGAAAAACATAAATATTTATAAATTCAGTTTGCACTCTGTGGTGTAGGTTTCTCTTGGAGAATCTTATGTATAAGCTCACCTGGCCCGAGGTGGAGGCATATCTCAAGGAGAACGACTTGATTATACTGCCTGTAGGGTCAACTGAGCAGCATGGGAGGCACATGGCTGAGGACAACGACACATTCACAGCCCTCGAGGTAGCCAAAAGGGTCGCGGAGAAGACCGGAGTCCTAGTCGCCCCAGCCATCCCCTTCGGATACTCAACGCATCACATGAGGTTTCCGGGAACAATAACCCTAACCTTCGAAACCCTAGTAAGGGTCTACAAGGAGGTCTGCAAGAGCCTCCTCCACCACGGATTCAAGAAGATAGTCATATTCAACGGGCACGGAGGAAACTCCAACCCAATAGCCCAAGCCATAAGGGAGATTAGAGAGGAGACAGGCGCCATAATCCACTCCCTAATGGTCTTCCCCATGGAGCGGGGATTCGGATCAGCCTCCCTGAAGATTCTAGAGCAGGAGGGAGGAGGACACGCATGCGAACTCGAGACAAGCATAGGCCTCTACCTAGGACAGAGAATACTCTTCAACAAAGCTGAGAAGTGGAAGCCCCCAAGGAGCCAGAGAGAGTTCGAGCGGAAATATCAAGGA contains:
- a CDS encoding creatininase family protein; translated protein: MYKLTWPEVEAYLKENDLIILPVGSTEQHGRHMAEDNDTFTALEVAKRVAEKTGVLVAPAIPFGYSTHHMRFPGTITLTFETLVRVYKEVCKSLLHHGFKKIVIFNGHGGNSNPIAQAIREIREETGAIIHSLMVFPMERGFGSASLKILEQEGGGHACELETSIGLYLGQRILFNKAEKWKPPRSQREFERKYQGKVVTARNFDEITESGSLGEPTIATKEKGEKLVETMVEEISVFIEELKKVKI